The Arachis ipaensis cultivar K30076 chromosome B10, Araip1.1, whole genome shotgun sequence DNA window agcgcaagtcgcgcgaccgcgtttCCCActcgaccgcgtcgcttgcgccgcacagttttcctaatttgccaattatcatatctttttctccccaaatcctattttctcttttccctccttatttcttctccctcccttcctcccttcttccctctttctcactttttactctctctcaccccTATTAataaggtttttctttttttctttctccttccctccttacttttctattattcttcttatttttatatgttatcttcttttcttttcattttacttttattactcatatcttctttttcttcctttctttttcctttttacttggtgttattaatttatgtgagtcattatttattattatatacttgtggattgttgtaaatttgtttgacaattatatattactttttaagggattacttgcatgttcaaattcttattttcaagagcttcttctacatgcatgctatgtgtttgtgaaaaagcccatatggcattatgaccTTCTCTACattttttctactctaatattcaatgcttgcttttcacaaattccctttactattttattcattgaatttaattgtcaatacaaacgtgatagttagttacgagtgataacatatttcaattggacattgaatgcttgatatatgctactcatgcctttgcctgcatgccaataaacctcttgcatttCATTGtcccatatgcacttgctatatttccattgatgaacttttcacatgtagtccggaccatgtgttaacatcattcttctttattgtgcattgattatcacttacatcaccctcttctttgctctacccctttaaatttaatttactttctcttccctttttcaggatggccaccaagaaaggaaaagagaaagctactcccaaacaaccagcaagaagaggtacaaagagagcattagtggcagaaccctcttcaactacggtaaagccctcaacaaagaaaattaagaggatcataaaggttgatgataaagaaaaagccttcccagtaaaggacactgcgcgattccccaatcgctactgtgagcagatgttccccatcctggctgaaaggagttacaacaacgaataccttcttctcctcccgcccaatattgctacctttgttgagccgcaaactgcccaaagacaatggggtttcctacaaagacagccaaggcaggtcaatctttcttgggtagtcaagttctactccaacttctacctgccaaccctgcagtctgtctatgtccgtcagaaacaagtccccattatagaagaggccattcaaaaagctctaagtcttccccctgttccagaaggattggacgcctttcaagaagccgcactcaagcgccagctgtaccaatttgactgggacgccgttcttagagttatcgcactacctggcagcagatggatctacggataccatcgtacccgccctaagggaattttggcttcagcacttaccttggaggctcatgtatgggcacagattatgtcccattacgtctttccgagcactcacgagtcctccttcactgcggacatggccgttctactatggtgcatccttacagaccaacctctgaatctaccaagacatatccggaatgccatgggacacgtacaaattgcgggaaaCTTACCTTTTCCTGGCCTGGTCTCGGATCTTGTCtccgcagccggagtctcctatagagctggggacaccaaagccatgcttccacgggatgatcagtatgctcccaacgggaagtaccttcgacttccagcagccactattagccagcctactgaaccagttgaagatattccttcttcaacaacacaggcacctacaacagcccaactgctccatcagatacttaaaAAGTTGGATCGGCACGCACAGAAAGCTAagctgagagagcgccgtaacaagcgccgattcacatacctcaaggagttgATCATGGggaaattcaaggactcagacaccccggattctacttcttttaccagcacagggagccatgatggtcccgactgtggagatactgctaccagcacacctttgttcttgacggatggcaccgaggacggtacaaagccttaagtgtggggaggtcggtcagtacctgacttccggaggtaatttctcttccctagcaccaataaattaggatatttagttagatttttcttttgtagaataggataaattgcatagtaataggttagttgcatgcatgttctgcttgattgaaaagacaacaggtttcttctaagaccctatccttggaacaaaatttcactaattttaattaaaacttttatgttaaatttgcttgaagttgtaacAAGtatataccccaaattgaatctttggttagcttaagatagaattgtgtgtgttatccaagtatgggaaattgtgggaacaaaggataataagAGAATgaatcatgataatataatggaaatttggatacctactcatgtgaaactgtaagaattaaaaatctatgtgcattgataagctatgttatttttaatttgatttgtaattattttgaagagcttatttactttagatcaagtggacaagaatcatatagttgcatttgcatatataggctgcattgcattgaatgggttttacatgttcttactcattcattttatctccttcaactaagcatgaggaaatgctaatgtttaagtgtggggaggttgataaaccactattttatggtttatattgtgtttaattatgtggttttatcatgatctttacccacttattcattaaataagcatgcatttataattccttcctaaagttattgcatgattgaaaacttgcttcctagagacttttaattatgtattttatttctcctttattctattcgatgtcgtgatctgtgtgttaagtgtttcaagctttatagggcatgaatgagttggagattggagaggaagcttgcaaaaatggaaggaacacaaggaattgaggagatgaccagcgagaagtgacgcggccgcatggatgacgcgaccacgtggcaaAGCGaaatgccgaatgacgcgtccgcaagaatgacgcatccgcgtgacatgcgcgatctgcataatctgcagaatcgctggggcgattttgggccttatTTTGGGATTTGGCTCCTCTGAAGTTGTTCATTTACTTTAGAGAGAAAAGTAACGCAATCTAAGCCATTGATAACATAAACGGTTCTGATcatcttaaataaataaataataaatatacattaaaagaacattgaaaatCGTGCAAGCAGCCGCTTCCAAGACCGcgtgatttttttctttttatttcatcttctttctattttatttagttttttatttctttttcttcaacaaaaaaaatatttttagttctattttttcacaatatttaattctctttttatgttttattatcaTATTCTTCCATGATATTATTGTTATTTTGgttatcttcttttttatttttgtcttctaTAATTTACATTTAAAGTTTTGTCATGAAAGAGATTAATGGTGATCACTAGTAATCTTTCATCTTTTTTGAATcctgaataattttttaaaaatctgataaaaaaataaaattaattaatttaaattgggtcaaaaaatatttttttattttttattttaatataaaaaaatactcATGTAAATGTACTAAATCTTTTTTAGACAAATGTACTCAAATTTTTTGTTTATACTTAAAATAAGAATCTAATTGAGAACAAACTAAAGAGTGTTTAGAATAACTAATGATGTGATGTTGGTTTAATAGATCTCTACTAAATTTATATtgatatatattaaattaatttatttatatttttatgtgtTTTTATGTGTTTATGATGCTTGTTTCATGTCTAATGTTGTAGTTTAAATTTAAATGTATGACtggttaaaaaaaatatattatcatCAGAAtagacaaataataaaaaatataaacacaACAATCATCTCAAATTTCTTAAAGTCATTCGTtataaattcaaaaagaaaaactaCAAAGTTTAAATAAATAGTTTTTCATTCTATCATTTAGTtatctaaatttggtgttgtaaCTTCACTCTATTTAGTGTTGTAACTTGATTCCATGATTGAAGTGGCAAAATAGCTTGATTTTCAATATTTGAAGTGAAAATTTCAGCCTGCAATATAAACActattataagaaaaataataatacagAGGAACTTCAATAAGTTTTAAGAATgttaaaaaaatgataataagGAATGAAAAATATTACAAACCTGACAATTTTGGGTGGAACTTTTTTTTGTTGACGCCATTCTCTTGTTTGATTGTTTTTCAACCCAACTCTGGAGTCTTTTTCTACCTTTTTGTCCTTCCTTTTTTTCAACCCTTTCACATTTTCAAGTAATCTTTCTAACGCATCTCCATCTGAACAGCTATTAACGATTTCTTTTGCATTCAAAATATTTGAAACATCATCATCTTGATTGTGTCTACAAAAAGAATCTACCTTCTTATATGCCTCTTCTATAACTTGCTCAACAAAATTAGATGTTACTTCAAAATCTGATGATCGAGCAGCTAATTTGATTGCTTTGAAACATATATTCTTATACCGTGCTGTAGCATCTGCTCTAGTATCACTTTGAACAACTTTTCCATCTGAGTCATGAACAATCATCTCTCTTGCTTCTCTAGTCCATCTTTTCATAATGTATTGAGCCGGAATTTGCTTCACATCCCAGACATTTAAAACTTTTAAACTATGACAACATAAGAATCCCATTGTTTCGAACATTCCACAACTACAAGAAATAATCATATCTTTCACATTGACGGTTGTTGGGCCAACTGCGGAGAAACAATATATGCAACTTGATATTCAGATATTTGATTGTTCTCTGTACGAGAAACAATATATGCAGCAGAACTCTAATCAAACTCATTTTGAAATAAATCAAATGCATTAGGAGTATATACCTGTGCAGCATGCTTCAATAACGGCGAGTGAATCATCTTAAGTCTAGGAAGCTTTTGTCTTGCATTGTATTCAGCTTGTAGCTCTTTGTATCGCTTGCCACCAACAACTCGCTCAAACTGTTTGAGAAAATGTATTATGTCTAAACTTGACCGCATAAAATCTTTCAAATCACTGTTAAAACTTTCACTAAGTTGAGTGCTTCGCATTCCAATAGTACACACCTTCTTCATATAGCAATGAGCCCATTTTTCCTTCACTTTATAAATACTCTTCAACCAAGAATTGTCTTCCACTTTGTATCTTTGAAGCAATGCATCCCATGACTCTTGAAATTGAAACTGATCTTCAGAATTATACATACAAGCTTTGAAATCTCTCAAGATAAAAGAACCATCTTTCAACTTATTCCCTAAATGTCGAATAGCATTTTGCATAATATGCCAGACACATAATCCATCATATGTTTCAGGCATTTTTTCTACCAAAGCACTTGCCGTTGCAGGATCTTGATCAGTGAAAATAGTTTTAGGCTTTTTTTGCATGTGAGCTTCCAAAAATGATTCAAATAACCACATAAAAGATTCTTTTGATTCGTCATACAAAAGAGCAGCGCCAAATATTACTATttctcgatggtgattgaatccACAAAAAACACCCAATGGTCTAATTTCTTTGTTTGTGCAGTATGTAGTGTCAAATGTGATTACATCACCAAAGATAGCATAATCAATAACCATTCTTGCATCAGCCcaaaaaatatttgttattttctcttcGTTATCTAACTGTATAGCATATTGAAATGAGGGATTATTAAGTAGTTGTCGATGAGAATACTTTAATAAACTACCTGCTTCGCCATAGGCCAAGTCTTGCTTTCGTTTGCTTCGAAGATAGTTCTTTTGGTCTTGTTTGGTATATCCAAGGACATCTTTACCACCAGCTTGTAAACTTGTTAGTTCATGAGTTTCCTTTGGTCTTATGCCAGCTTCATCTGCCAAATCTATTTGCAATGCTTGTACTTCTGAAATCTTTCTTTGTGATGGCATCATATGACTGGTTTCCGGAATTTGCAAAATATGATTGTGATTTAACTCAAGGTCACAAATCACATATTTTTTTATATCTCGAGCAAACTTGAGTGACATTCTTACTTGACAACTTGTTCTAGTCTCGGCGAGAGGTTGCTTTGTTAAATGATCCCGTTTATCTGGTCTTCGTTGGCCTTCCTTTGCACAAATAAGTCTAAAACTACTTACAGAATTATCAAGCTTGCATTTATTTGCATACAATTGTCGAACATCAAAACCCATCATTCCACCATAACTTTTCCAGAAGTCTTTAGCTTCTAGTACTGTGTCAAATTCCATGCCTAATTTTGGTACTTTTTTTGCTATAATTGGcctgaataaaataaataataaaattctaaatataattgttataaacatacAAAAATAAGAGTACTAAAATAAGAGTacaaatataattgttataaacatacCTGGAAAAAGTAATTAATGTAGAATTGTGTTGTGCAATTTGGgtttttttcatgttttgagaaaTCAATTGACAATCTTCtgcaaatataaaaaaataatatattgagTAAAATATTATCAAATATATTGCggtgaaatttaaaattattcaataaaaaaattacctTTCCATGGTGGTATCATTGTGATCATCAACTCATTTGTTTCTTCTGATAAATCTACCATTTTAGTTTCAGGAAGTAACACCTCCTTGTTTGGCTTGCTCGTCTCTATTggggactggtgcacgaaattgtgatctcaggcaatgttacacgtgcagaggctctttctggagttgaacgccaggttgtaacgtatttctggcgttcaactctggtttatgacttgtttctggcgtttaactccagacagtagcgtagaactggcgttcaacgcccttttacttcgtctaaactcggccaaaatatggactattatacattgctggaaagccctggatgtctactttccaacgcaattgaaagcgcgccatttggagttctgtagcgccagaaaattcactttgagtgcagagaggtcagaatccaacagcatcagcagtccttcttcaacctttgaatctgatttttgctcaagtccctcaatttcagccagaaaatacctgaaatcacagaaaaatacaaaaactcatagtaaagtccagaaatgtgaatttaacataaaaactaatgaaaatattaatggttatggaaaaacaaaaaagctatgcttttaccacaccaaacttggaatattgctcgccctcgagcaaaagaagaaagaatagaagaagaagaagaagatatggaggagatggagggatgtgtgtatggatgtgagtggtgaatggaaaacagaagggatgaccatgaatggagagagagggtgaggtgggtggggatcctgtgagattcacagatcctgagatgatcctgtggtgtccacagatcctgaggtgtcaaggatttacaaccttgcaccaaattaggcatgctaaatgcccttgcacacaaatctgggcattcagcgccagattatgatggagtgctcttgatgttccaccctta harbors:
- the LOC107620926 gene encoding protein FAR1-RELATED SEQUENCE 1-like, with the protein product MGFLCCHSLKVLNVWDVKQIPAQYIMKRWTREAREMIVHDSDGKVVQSDTRADATARYKNICFKAIKLAARSSDFEVTSNFVEQVIEEAYKKVDSFCRHNQDDDVSNILNAKEIVNSCSDGDALERLLENVKGLKKRKDKKAEIFTSNIENQAILPLQSWNQVTTLNRVKLQHQI
- the LOC107620925 gene encoding protein FAR1-RELATED SEQUENCE 5-like, whose product is MVDLSEETNELMITMIPPWKEDCQLISQNMKKTQIAQHNSTLITFSRPIIAKKVPKLGMEFDTVLEAKDFWKSYGGMMGFDVRQLYANKCKLDNSVSSFRLICAKEGQRRPDKRDHLTKQPLAETRTSCQVRMSLKFARDIKKYVICDLELNHNHILQIPETSHMMPSQRKISEVQALQIDLADEAGIRPKETHELTSLQAGGKDVLGYTKQDQKNYLRSKRKQDLAYGEAGSLLKYSHRQLLNNPSFQYAIQLDNEEKITNIFWADARMVIDYAIFGDVITFDTTYCTNKEIRPLGVFCGFNHHREIVIFGAALLYDESKESFMWLFESFLEAHMQKKPKTIFTDQDPATASALVEKMPETYDGLCVWHIMQNAIRHLGNKLKDGSFILRDFKACMYNSEDQFQFQESWDALLQRYKVEDNSWLKSIYKVKEKWAHCYMKKVCTIGMRSTQLSESFNSDLKDFMRSSLDIIHFLKQFERVVGGKRYKELQAEYNARQKLPRLKMIHSPLLKHAAQSSAAYIVSRTENNQISEYQVAYIVSPQLAQQPSM